A single genomic interval of Streptococcus oralis subsp. dentisani harbors:
- the pfkB gene encoding 1-phosphofructokinase, producing the protein MIYTVTLNPSIDYIVRLDQVQVGSVNRMDSDDKFAGGKGINVSRVLKRLGIPNTATGFIGGFTGKFITDTLAEEEIETRFVQVAEDTRINVKIKADQETEINGTGPNVEPAQLEELKAILSSLTADDTVVFAGSSVKNLGNVIYKDLIALTRQTGAQVVCDFEGQTLIDSLDYQPLLVKPNNHELGAIFGVKLESLDEIENYARELLAKGAQNVIISMAGDGALLVTSEGAYFAKPIKGTVKNSVGAGDSMVAGFTGEFVKSKDAVEAFKWGVACGTATTFSDDLATAEFIKETYEKVEVEKR; encoded by the coding sequence ATGATTTATACAGTCACACTCAATCCATCCATTGACTATATCGTTCGCTTGGACCAAGTCCAAGTCGGTAGTGTCAATCGTATGGACAGTGATGATAAGTTTGCTGGTGGAAAAGGAATCAATGTCAGTCGTGTTTTGAAACGCTTGGGTATTCCAAATACAGCGACTGGATTTATCGGAGGCTTTACTGGTAAATTTATCACAGATACTTTGGCAGAAGAGGAAATCGAGACACGTTTTGTTCAAGTAGCAGAAGATACTCGCATCAATGTCAAGATTAAAGCAGACCAAGAAACAGAAATCAATGGAACGGGTCCAAATGTGGAACCAGCTCAGCTAGAAGAATTGAAAGCTATTTTGTCTAGTCTGACAGCAGATGATACGGTTGTGTTTGCAGGTTCGAGTGTTAAAAACCTAGGAAATGTCATCTACAAAGATTTGATTGCATTGACACGCCAGACTGGTGCGCAAGTCGTTTGTGACTTTGAAGGACAGACCTTGATTGATAGTTTAGACTACCAGCCACTATTGGTTAAACCAAACAATCACGAACTTGGAGCTATCTTTGGAGTGAAACTCGAAAGTTTAGATGAAATCGAGAACTATGCTCGAGAATTGTTGGCTAAAGGTGCTCAAAACGTTATCATCTCTATGGCTGGAGACGGTGCACTTCTTGTCACATCTGAGGGAGCTTACTTCGCTAAACCAATCAAGGGAACAGTGAAAAATTCAGTGGGAGCTGGTGACTCTATGGTTGCTGGATTTACAGGTGAATTTGTCAAATCCAAGGATGCGGTAGAAGCCTTCAAATGGGGAGTGGCTTGTGGAACAGCAACCACCTTCTCGGATGACTTGGCAACAGCAGAATTTATTAAAGAAACATATGAAAAAGTTGAGGTAGAAAAACGATGA
- a CDS encoding Cof-type HAD-IIB family hydrolase, which produces MIKLIATDMDGTLLDPRGQLDLPRLEKILDQLDQRDIRFVIATGNEIHRMRELLGHLAERVVLVVANGARIFENNKLIQAQTWDDAMVDKALVHFKGRECRDQFVVTGMNGGFVKKGTVFTELDKFMTPEMIERLYQRMNFVQDLRADLFGGVLKMSMVVGEERSSSVLQEINDLFNGHIRAVSSGYGCIDVLQAGVHKAWGLEELLKRWDLQSEQIMAFGDSENDVEMLELAGIAYAMENADDEAKAVATDLAPANSQGGVYQVLENWLEKEG; this is translated from the coding sequence ATGATAAAACTCATTGCAACAGATATGGATGGGACTTTGCTGGATCCGAGAGGTCAGTTGGATCTGCCCCGCTTGGAAAAGATTTTAGATCAGCTGGATCAAAGGGATATTCGTTTTGTCATTGCGACGGGAAATGAAATCCATCGTATGAGAGAACTATTGGGACACTTGGCTGAACGAGTGGTCCTAGTAGTTGCCAATGGGGCGCGAATTTTTGAAAACAATAAACTGATTCAAGCTCAGACCTGGGATGATGCTATGGTTGATAAGGCCTTAGTTCATTTTAAGGGGAGAGAGTGCCGAGATCAGTTTGTCGTAACTGGTATGAATGGTGGTTTTGTCAAGAAAGGGACTGTTTTTACAGAACTTGATAAATTTATGACTCCAGAGATGATTGAAAGACTCTATCAGCGAATGAATTTTGTGCAAGATTTGCGAGCTGACCTCTTTGGTGGAGTGTTAAAGATGAGCATGGTTGTTGGTGAGGAACGCTCTAGTTCTGTTTTGCAGGAAATCAATGACCTCTTTAATGGTCATATAAGAGCTGTTTCTAGCGGTTATGGTTGTATCGATGTCCTACAGGCTGGTGTTCACAAGGCCTGGGGATTGGAAGAATTACTCAAGCGCTGGGATTTGCAATCGGAACAAATCATGGCTTTTGGTGATAGTGAAAACGATGTCGAAATGCTAGAACTGGCTGGAATTGCCTATGCTATGGAAAATGCAGATGATGAGGCTAAGGCAGTTGCGACTGATCTAGCTCCAGCTAACAGCCAGGGGGGTGTTTATCAGGTCCTAGAAAATTGGTTAGAGAAAGAGGGATAA
- a CDS encoding DeoR/GlpR family DNA-binding transcription regulator yields the protein MLKTERKQLILEELNQHHVVSLEKLVSLLETSESTVRRDLDELEAENKLRRVHGGAELPHSLQEEETIQEKSVKNLQEKKLLAQKAASLIKEQDVIFIDAGTTTAFLIKELTNKNITVVTNSIHHAVQLVEKQIPTVMVGGSVKMATDACIGGVALNQINQLHFDRAFIGMNGVDDGYYTTPDMEEGAVKRAILENAKQTYVLVDSSKIGQTCFAKVAPLKRAIVITSQGHELLQAIKKKTEVIEV from the coding sequence GTGTTAAAAACTGAGCGGAAGCAACTGATTTTAGAGGAGTTGAATCAACATCATGTAGTTTCCCTGGAAAAATTGGTTAGTCTATTAGAAACATCAGAATCAACGGTACGAAGAGATTTGGATGAGTTGGAGGCGGAAAACAAGCTTCGCCGTGTGCATGGAGGAGCAGAGTTGCCACACTCCTTGCAGGAAGAAGAAACCATCCAAGAAAAATCTGTCAAAAACCTTCAAGAGAAGAAGCTACTGGCTCAGAAAGCAGCTTCTCTTATTAAGGAACAAGATGTTATCTTTATTGATGCTGGAACAACGACAGCTTTTCTGATCAAGGAATTGACCAATAAGAATATCACAGTTGTGACCAACTCCATTCATCATGCGGTTCAGTTGGTTGAAAAACAGATTCCAACTGTCATGGTTGGAGGAAGTGTCAAGATGGCAACAGATGCATGTATTGGTGGAGTTGCTCTTAACCAAATCAATCAATTGCACTTTGACCGTGCCTTTATCGGGATGAATGGTGTAGACGATGGTTATTATACGACTCCTGATATGGAGGAGGGAGCCGTTAAGCGTGCTATTTTAGAGAATGCCAAACAAACCTATGTCTTGGTCGATTCGTCAAAGATTGGTCAAACTTGCTTTGCCAAGGTAGCACCACTTAAACGCGCTATTGTCATCACAAGTCAAGGGCATGAGCTCTTGCAGGCCATTAAGAAGAAAACGGAGGTAATCGAAGTATGA
- a CDS encoding SGNH/GDSL hydrolase family protein, which yields MAVQLLENWLLKEQEKIQTKYRELNQISVLEPDVIFIGDSIVEYYPLQELLGTAKTIVNRGIRGYQTGLLLENLDAHLYGDTVDQIVLLIGTNDIGKDVPMNEALDNLERVIQSIAREYPLSQIKLVSILPVNEGEEYKQTVYIRTNEKIKEWNQAYEALASAYMQVDFVPVYDSLTDSEGQLQSAYTTDGLHLSVAGYQALSDALKTYLF from the coding sequence GTGGCAGTACAGTTATTAGAGAATTGGCTCTTAAAGGAGCAGGAAAAAATTCAAACCAAGTATCGCGAATTGAATCAAATTTCTGTCCTAGAGCCAGATGTAATTTTTATCGGCGATTCGATTGTAGAATACTACCCTTTGCAAGAGTTACTCGGGACTGCCAAGACGATTGTCAATCGTGGCATCCGAGGTTACCAGACTGGACTTTTACTAGAGAATCTTGATGCTCATCTGTATGGTGATACTGTCGATCAAATTGTTCTCTTAATTGGAACAAATGATATCGGAAAAGATGTTCCTATGAATGAAGCCTTGGATAATCTAGAGCGTGTGATACAATCAATTGCTCGAGAATATCCGCTGTCACAAATAAAGCTTGTTTCTATTCTGCCAGTCAATGAGGGAGAAGAATACAAGCAGACAGTTTATATCCGAACCAATGAAAAGATCAAGGAATGGAATCAAGCCTATGAGGCTCTAGCTTCTGCCTATATGCAGGTAGATTTTGTGCCTGTTTATGATAGTTTGACAGATTCAGAAGGACAGCTTCAATCAGCCTATACAACGGATGGGCTTCATCTAAGTGTGGCAGGCTATCAAGCCTTGTCAGACGCTTTGAAAACGTATCTTTTCTAA